A segment of the Populus nigra chromosome 12, ddPopNigr1.1, whole genome shotgun sequence genome:
aactaaaaatcaaccaaatattatgatatttgtTAGAGATTgcgataacttcataaaaaataattcaaaatcaataaatattgaatgataaaattgaaaaagaaaaaaaataaccaatcaaaataaaaaaaaattgaaagatagaattaaaaaaaaaaagacaactccTGCATTGTTTACATTAATAATGATAGAGTGGGGGTTTTGCCCCAATTCCTTTGATATAAGAGATAACTAAATTGATAGTTTGTGCTATATGGTGGCCCAGACAAAAAATttcctaacataaaaaaagatgctCAGGTGAtgctaacattttttaaaagacaggaaaataataattaagatttagGTTATTGACTCACTTAGGTTCATtaagcttaattaatttaataatataactaaaaaaaaggaaacaattgTAAATTAACAAGCTAAAAAAATGACTATGATTGATTGAAATAAATGAACACTTAACAGTAACATGGAAATATATCCAtctaatattcttaaaaaatcttaatgattttattttataacaaaccaaaaaattaatgagaatgagataaccccataaaaaaatcaaattttaattgttagcaaataaaatattgaaggataaaattaaaaaaaaattcttttttttttaaaacagctTAAGTCTACTTGAGTTAGTTAGCTAAATTTACAACTTAGTTATGAGATAACCTTGCATATAGAAAAATGAACAAAGCTACAAACTTCAATTCTCAAACCaatataatattgaagaataaaactttaaaaaaaccatgcaaaAAGACTCAGGTCGATACAAGTTAACCCATCAGACCATCAAGCTCGCAACCCAGgacatgagatcgagataaccccttagaaagaaaagtgaaaaaaataatcataaagcTTAATTTATAACTAACCTAatactaaatgatgaaatttaaaaacatcaattataataaaggatctaaaaaaacaaaagtaagcTCGGACCTAACATTCCAAACCTATGACCCCATGTCATAAGGTTAAGATTATCACATAGAAGGTAAACTTGAAAACTCACAAAGTATAATTCATGACAAACAAAGTGTTGAGAgaggaaattaagaaaaaaatcaataaaaatgatccaaaataaaataaatatcaataaaaaaaatgatgaccaaatttgacgtgaaaataaataaaatcaaatgtcgagggatgaaaataaaaaattattcaaacacatcatataacattcaaaagaataaagaccaaattcgatataaaaatcaaataaaaccaaacactataggaagaaattgaaggaaaaatcaaataaaaaaggactcaaagcaaaataaatagtaatcaaaagaccgacgatcaaatttgatacaaaacaaaatgagaagACACCTTTAATTTTGACAGTGCTAGCTTGAATTTTAaggaaatgagagagaaaaaaaggtatgagaagaaaaaaggttgCCCATGCCAAACCATCATTTTGCCACCATCACACGTGGGGTTGAACATTTTCAGTTCGGTCTTGTTTTAGATTAAAATGAacaatcaaattgaattttttataaaagtttttgaaCTGAATCGAAAACAAGttcaaactaattaatttcaatccggtttggttttttcccttccaaatcAGTTCAAATCGAAATTATTCCGGTTGAGTTTTTTCTGGGCTTTTTACTTACCATATTTTTTAgcacttttatttttcaaactgaACTAAAGCATCTTCGACACAAACATAACGCAAGGGaggaacaaaacaaaagagtgtttttagaattaaattgattgaatctCCATCCAACCCCTCAAAAGGGTAGATCCTGATAAATCATAGCCTTTACTTTTTCTTGGTATATGTTCGGACGACAAGAGCCAAGCCCAAGATCAAGAGTGGCACGAGTAGCTGCAAGATCTTAATCAGAAACCCAAGCTTCTCATCTTTATGGTTTGTTCCTCCCAAACCTGGTGCTACGTAGAGGTGTTTTGTTGGGATTGTTGTTAAATCTACCTCACCAATGACGTACTTTTCCATCATCTTTCTAGCATCATCGCTATGACCCATATCTTCAAACTTGTTTGTTGCATCTTTCCCtgtaaaataaatgagaaagtTCATGCAAGTAGCTCGGATCATAAGTGGAATATTTAGAGAGATTGGACAAGAATCATCAAAATTCAAGAAACCCAGAAGAATCCATTACTCATCCTTTAGAGAAGAGGGAGAAACCCAAATTGATACAGGGCTGAGAATGCATAGAGGAGAAGAAGATagatttgagagatgagagacaaAGAACAtggaagagaagaagacaaaTTTGAGAGATGAGCGACAAAGAGCAGGGAGAGGGAGCGGCTGAGAATGCATTTAGGTTTAGGattagaaaaaacatattatttatacttgttttttttttaagtgctgGCCTGGTTGAACCAATTCGGTTTAATCCATTTCAGACTTAAGAAgccgaaaccaaaccgaaccggaacttttttgtgatttttaatcggttaattcagtttttttcggttcgattttttttagttttctcagtttaatcggttattcaatttttttgttcacccCTAATCACACGTTGACCCAATAAGAAGGCCGCATTGCGTTGCTTCcaacaacacaacaaaaatagGTGTTTGATCTCCCGAAGACGCCTCATGCATCACCCAAACATGATAAGCATCTCCCACAAATATTAGCCTGTTTACCCCACTTGTTTATCCTAGTCTCCATgcttgttttagttttaattttgtctCTTAACACTTAATTATTCTAtatcaattgaattttattatttttcaaaattaaacattaaccgAGGTATTTAAATCTCTCTCAATATTACAAGATCCCAATACCAAgatatctaaaacaaactatccACTGAATAAAGCCAACACcaatggatcaaattaaaaaaaatagaaaatctcCCTGACCATCATGTACACCTCGTCTCCAttgtttcaaaattcaaagaCTACATTAAACATCCTCTTCGTCTCCAttgtttcaaaattcaaaacataagagAGATGGATACGAGTCCAGAGAATGGCCCCAAAGCTTGTAAATGGGTCATCCGAAAGAGAATTTGGGATTTGATGAAGGCCCAAAACATTTCTTAGAACCCCAGACTTGTTCACCATCGAATCCCTAATTTCGTTGGCTCCTCAGCTGCcgctaaaaaatgaaaaaaaaattgtaaaacaactacatcaaataaaataatttttaaaaataaaaaaaatatatattattttaatacatttctaaaaataattattttaaaaaacaactaccatATCAAATCTTATCCATTTGAATACATGTTTGTCTgtgtttcaaaattaattttttttttgaaatgcatagtttttttttatatttgtcgcTTAAACTGCAGTTTAGTGTATAAAGAAAAGGGGACTCAGAGGCCTGCTCGCCCcttcaaaattttattcaaatggaTCATTAGCGGGTACCAGTACCAGAGAAACGACACCTACATGGACTGACTAACTGATTCCATTCCATGTCTGTTGCAAAAATGGCGGGAATATGCTCTCTGAATCCAACAACCTTAATGACTTTTAAGGTAACAAAGCAAGGGACCCACCCTTCAAATTATTCATCCTGTCGAAGTTTCAATTTTCAAGTtgaatttctctcttctttctagcCAATTTACTAGTCAAGTTAGGGGCTTGTTAGGTATCGTTGAGGGTTTAAATTTAGACTTAGTTCAGGGCTCATTACGAGAGTGTTTGGAAACACGGTTCAACCCGTGTttctaaaaatttgaattttttttgctaaaatttaatatgatttgtacgttttaaattgttttgatgtgctgatgtcaaaaataatttttaaaaaataaaaaaaatatcattgatatgtattttagcacaaaaaattatttaaaaaacactcacAACCACACTGACAAACAAACTATGTTGCTTTTATTAAACATGACTTGAGCTGTGATAAATATCAAACAATACTatttaactaaaaacaattccacctatgttctaattaattatatcagcttctttcaaaaaaaaaaaataaaaaattccacccatgttatttgaaaaacaaatttgcattgtttaaaaatattgttggcaAAATAACGcacttaaaaaaagttttaataaaatatcaagtttAGTAAATGTTACAGGTGAAAACTGTAACTAATGATGACAATTTAAGGAGagcatgaaagaaaaagagaaaaaaaaaagaatgaatgagatcttgaaattacattaaaacttgataataataataattttagtatCATCAAAAAAATCTCAACGAGATAAAttcaatgatattaaaaaagattacGCGTGGTGTTATTTCGTTAAAATCTTCTCATCTTTGGCTTCTATTATTTTGAGGAAACCAACTGCTTCCTcgtcaagttttttattttcaagtttcaaaATTAGTTGTTCTTAATAGTTGGGATGGTTTGGTTTTTACAAGGATCTATTGGTGATTATTGGATGTAGCTGTTAATGTCAGAAGGATAATAGTCTTATGACATGTTAAGACAGTGGATCGAAAATTGTTCTATGCATGTATATCTACACTTAGGATTAATTATCTCTTctatttatatctattttttctttaaaataaatctaaaaaataattaataagatataTTATTGGCTACTCTCTTGGCAGTACAAAATTTCCGAGGCCTGTGATATCATGTGTGGATCTGTTGTAAGTTGTTTTTGTGCGTAATTAGCAAAGTCGAAGAGATCACTAGCTAGTGTTGAATCAGTCAAGAAATGTCACAACTTGTCGTGTTAATTGCTTCTTTTTACTTCAAAGCACATCCACGGCATTATGCCATTAAAGCTTCACCACCCAATAACCTGTTAATCACGCTCATGAAGTAGATGCGTCATGAACATGGAGATCCAACTGTTGGTGAACTCCCTTGGCCCCAGATTGTGCCATGGAAGTCATGTTCTCTTTGGTTTTTCTTCAGTCCAGGGGACAGAACGTATCACAGCCAATCacgttaattttggtttttctttttccttttttccagtGCAGCTTTATTGAGGTTTTCTTTGCATTCACATTCCTGAATTTGACAGGTTTGCAGCTTTTTCTTATCGTGGTTGAATGGTCCGAGACAACCTTTCTTTTCTTAGCCACAGATTCCGGTGTGGATTCTCAGAAAGTCATATAAAATAGCAAATGTTAATTAAAGATGTTCATACGAGACCATATTACGAATCAAATTGAAACATATTACGAAAACGGGCTCAAAATAAATCGAatgacaaattcaaaaaaattataaaaatcccaACATTGAAGAAGGATGgagaaaaaagacaaagaatTCAGTATATCTATCTTTAATTGTAAAAGTAGAGAAACAAAGAATTTAACGAATTGAATTAATCTGCGGGCTTCACAAAGAATCGTTTTaagatttcaagaattgttttatatttctctttaacaacataaacacaaagaTATTATTGAAAACAGAAACTCATTCATGCATCGAGCATAGAAATAATAGGCCTTAGGATCCAAAAAAGATACAAATCAATCCTATAACATTTCAAATTTGGCTTAAAAGGAATTATATATCATCGAGGCTGCATGGAGGATTCTTCAGGAGTTCAATGTGGAGAACTCTGTGTAgttaatagtttaagtttttgtaGCATGATCAGTGTGGATTCATAGTTTAAATGCAGATGCATAGGATGTGCAGCAATTCTTGGTATATCTCCTTCTAGCAGCCTCTCATGCTAGTGCTCATAAAGCAATTAATTGAGTACACTTGTGCTTACAAATTATACATGTTTATTCATTTTAGctcaatattgaattgaagaTTTCCTTTGTTACAAGGGATGAAACAGAATCTTGAAACCCAGGTGTCCTCATTATAGCAGAGAGCCTTTCTTCACTTTGACTGATAATAATACTGTACTAAAACATATTAATCgttgaagaaacaaaatacaaagcagagaaataatttattacaaaCAAAAAGACGAAAGTTGAAAGGAACATAAGTCGCAACAATCACATACTAATTATACAAAATCTTTTGGAAAATTCTCAGCCTGTTACAGTTGTTTGAGGCATCAGATCTTCCAATGTTATTGCGGAGAATGACTTTGGCAGCGGAGGCCATCGAGCTATGAGCTCCGAAGCTACTTGTCGCATGGTTGGCCTAGATTGGGGATTGGCAAGCAAGCACGCAAATGCTATTTTGATAATGGAGACCACACCTTCTGCAACTCGATTTTCAGGAAGTGGGATACGTTGATCTATCACATCCTTCAACAATGCATGCTGGTTGATTTGTGAGCACGACGAGGAGGAAAATGCAGATGCATAAAGAAATGAGATGAGATCACCCGGATGCATTCCCATTATTACTTCCATTGTGACCACTCCAAAGCTGTAGACATCGCACTTCTCGTTCACTCTCATTGTGTAAGCTAGCTCTGCAAAAATTCTGGTCATTTTTTCATGGTACTGGCTGTATTGTACTGCTAATATGACAATTTATTATACATAACCTTTAGAGCATCCAAAAGCAGCCCTCCGTTTTCATCTTTTAGCAATTGattcatatatatatgttaagaaTGAAATCAAGTATGTACCTGGAGCTGTGTATCCCAAGGTGCCAGCAAATGAGGTCCAGTTGGTTGAGTCAGGCATCAAGAGCCGAGCTGTCCCAAAATCCGAAACATGAGCCTCGTATTCCGAATCTAAAAGAACATTGCTGCTGGAAATGTCTCGATGAATGATTGGAGGCGAGCAATCATGGTGCAAATAGGATAATGCACTGGCCACTCCTTTAACAACATTAAGCCTTCTATTCCAATCCAAGTCCATTACCTGTTCTTCGCTTGATAAATTCATCTTCAAACTTCCCCTTTCTATGAACTCGTAAACTAAAAAAGAGTGCTCTATTAATGAACAAAATCCATGTAACTTCACAATATTCCGATGTCGAATATCTATTAACATGCGAATCTCATTTCTAAAAGTTCTCAAATTCATAAGCTCGCCATCTCTTGATGGGTGGAGTTTCTTCACGGCAACCACCTGACCTGTTGGCAACATGGCTCGATAAACAATTCCATATCCCCCTTTCCCAATGCAGTTATTGAAGTTGAAATTATTAGTGGCCTGGATGATAGTTTCATGTAGGATCTCTTCCTCATGGCCCCAAACTACAAAACTGAGTGGACTTTGTCGCTCTCCTAAACAAGAAATTCTTTCTCTACTTGTTTGGTGGTGAAAGTATAAACACCCAACCATGATAAGTAGTAGAAGTAGACTTCCTAGGAGaggaaaaagaatcaaaatgacAATCTTGTTGCTCTTTTTCCTGCTTGTAAGAAGTGTACAAGGCTTTAGACCATTGGCATTTCCACAGAGACCACTATTATTCATAAAAGCTTCCAATGGAGCTTCAATGAAGCCTTTGATTTTGGGGATAGGGCCCTCTAGTTCATTGTAGGAGATGTCTACAGTTGTCAAGCTCACCAAATCTACAAAAGCAGTTGGAATCAAACCGGAAAGTTTGTTGTGAGAGAGGTTCATCGTTTCTAACTGTTTCAATTGCCCAATTTCTGATGGTATCTCTCCTGCCAGTAGATTCCCACTGAGATCTAGATCTCCAAGAAAATGCAGGAAGCCTATCTCAGATGGGATGCTCCCTATGAACTTATTATGACTCAAGTTCAACTGTAATAAATTTGAGCACTCTCCCAATTGTTTTGGGATTGATCCACCAAGATTATTAGAAGCTAAATTAAGGGCACGAAGTTGAGATAGCA
Coding sequences within it:
- the LOC133669453 gene encoding MDIS1-interacting receptor like kinase 2-like, which produces MCIIPSFFAFPSNSSATSFGAAKYEAAEGNEEAEALLKWRASLDDSHSQSVLSSWVGSSPCKWLGITCDNSGSVANFSLPHFGLRGTLHSFNFSSFPNLLTLNLRNNSLYGTIPSHISNLTKITNLNLCHNHFNGSLPPEMNNLTHLMVLHLFSNNFTGHLPRDLCLGGLLVNFTASYNHFSGPIPKSLRNCTSLFRVRLDWNQLTGNISEDFGLYPNLNYVDLSHNNLYGELTWKWGGFNNLTSLKLSNNNITGEIPSEIAKATGLQMIDLSSNLLKGTIPKELGKLKALYNLTLHNNHLFGVVPFEIQMLSQLRALNLASNNLGGSIPKQLGECSNLLQLNLSHNKFIGSIPSEIGFLHFLGDLDLSGNLLAGEIPSEIGQLKQLETMNLSHNKLSGLIPTAFVDLVSLTTVDISYNELEGPIPKIKGFIEAPLEAFMNNSGLCGNANGLKPCTLLTSRKKSNKIVILILFPLLGSLLLLLIMVGCLYFHHQTSRERISCLGERQSPLSFVVWGHEEEILHETIIQATNNFNFNNCIGKGGYGIVYRAMLPTGQVVAVKKLHPSRDGELMNLRTFRNEIRMLIDIRHRNIVKLHGFCSLIEHSFLVYEFIERGSLKMNLSSEEQVMDLDWNRRLNVVKGVASALSYLHHDCSPPIIHRDISSSNVLLDSEYEAHVSDFGTARLLMPDSTNWTSFAGTLGYTAPELAYTMRVNEKCDVYSFGVVTMEVIMGMHPGDLISFLYASAFSSSSCSQINQHALLKDVIDQRIPLPENRVAEGVVSIIKIAFACLLANPQSRPTMRQVASELIARWPPLPKSFSAITLEDLMPQTTVTG